A genomic window from Triticum urartu cultivar G1812 chromosome 7, Tu2.1, whole genome shotgun sequence includes:
- the LOC125519805 gene encoding pantothenate kinase 1, translating to MGRQIDLSGAEIRADPGDGSPPIFLPRQPAASPLLALDIGGTLIKLVYTASCGGEEELRFAKFERRRLDDCFDFVRAQGLLGCNGTTTGSSKENMTLKATGGGSYKFGDDFRQKLGVSLDKLDEMDSVVSGANFLLQNVPGAAFTHMSGKRNSIDISPDNLFPYLLVNIGSGVSILKVTGNRKFERVTGTHIGGGTMFGLAKLLTGCKSYDEFLQLSQKGDNFVLDLVVKDICGELACQKQGLSTSTLASSFGKVITSMKKLADYKPEDLASALLSAFTYNIAQISFLVASLLGLRRVFFGGSYIRGHKSTMDNISYALDFWSESQMQASFLQHEGYLGALGALMSYGDPRDENLNLEESQEENSHEAAGPTDVTSADEHNDSNIFPYLLVNIGSGVSMIEVIGKGKFERIIGSHLGGGTILGLARLLTGCSSYEEFLDLSRRGDNLAVDLTVGDIYGERGYPKIGLPASTTAASFGKVNSGKLSEYKAEDLAAALLNSFTYNIGQIAYFVANLSGLKRIFFRGAYVCGHEKTMDKISRSLKYWSKGEVQTTFLCHEGFLGTLGAFWSYENMGIDGLASHEVIREVLLGAPYTGQFPSSPLTPEQENGGSTTAEAEVERLRRDNAVLKSELERLQRENAELKAKLVKSDEAATL from the exons ATGGGCCGCCAGATCGACCTCTCCGGCGCGGAGATCCGCGCCGACCCCGGCGACGGCAGCCCGCCCATCTTCCTCCCCCGCCAGCCCGCCGCCTCCCCGCTCCTCGCCCTCGACATCGGAG GGACCCTGATAAAGCTGGTGTACACGGCCAGctgcggcggcgaggaggagctGCGGTTCGCCAAGTTCGAGAGGCGGAGGCTCGACGACTGCTTCGACTTCGTCCGGGCACAAGGCCTCCTCGGTTGCAATG GGACAACGACAGGGTCAAGCAAAGAAAATATGACACTGAAG GCAACAGGTGGTGGATCATATAAATTTGGTGATGATTTTCGGCAAAAATTAGGTGTTAGTCTTGACAAGCTTGATGAAATGGACAGTGTTGTTTCTGGAGCAAACTTTTTGTTACAG AATGTTCCTGGCGCAGCCTTCACACACATGAGTGGAAAGAGGAACTCGATTGATATTTCCCCAGATAACTTGTTTCCTTACCTTCTTGTGAACATTGGCTCAGGAGTTAGCATATTAAAG GTCACTGGAAATAGAAAATTTGAAAGGGTAACTGGGACACATATTGGTGGCGGTACTATGTTTGGGTTAGCAAAACTATTAACAGGCTGCAAGAG TTATGATGAATTCCTGCAATTAAGCCAGAAAGGGGACAATTTTGTACTTGATCTAGTTGTGAAGGATATATGCGGGGAGCTTGCCTGCCAGAAG CAAGGACTGTCAACTTCGACTCTTGCTTCTAGCTTTGGAAAAGTTATTACTTCTATGAAAAAGCTAGCAGATTACAAGCCTGAAGACCTTGCATCCGCATTGTTGAGTGCCTTTACTTACAATATTGCACAA ATTTCTTTTCTTGTTGCATCACTCTTGGGCCTCAGAAGGGTCTTTTTTGGTGGATCATACATACGTGGACACAAGAGCACAATGGATAATATTTCTTATGCACTAGACTTCTG GTCAGAGAGTCAAATGCAAGCTTCATTCTTGCAACATGAAGGGTATTTAGGTGCTCTTGGTGCCTTGATGAGTTACGGGGATCCCAGAGATGAAAACTTGAACCTCGAGGAATCTCAAGAG GAGAACAGTCATGaggcagcaggtcctactgatgtgacATCAGCAGACGAACACAACGATAGCAACATATTTCCTTATCTCCTTGTTAATATTGGATCTGGTGTCAGCATGATAGAG GTAATTGGTAAGGGGAAGTTCGAGCGAATTATCGGATCACATCTGGGTGGTGGTACTATCCTTGGTCTTGCAAGGCTTTTAACTGGCTGTTCAAG TTATGAGGAATTCTTGGATTTGAGCCGGAGGGGTGATAATTTGGCTGTTGATTTGACTGTTGGAGACATTTATGGGGAGCGTGGTTATCCAAAG ATTGGTCTTCCAGCATCCACTACCGCAGCAAGCTTTGGAAAAGTGAACTCGGGCAAACTTTCAGAGTACAAAGCAGAAGATCTCGCAGCAGCTCTGCTCAACTCTTTCACATACAACATTGGACAG ATAGCCTACTTTGTGGCTAATCTATCAGGCCTAAAGAGAATCTTCTTTCGAGGTGCTTATGTCTGTGGTCATGAGAAGACTATGGACAAGATTTCTCGTTCCCTCAAGTACTG GTCCAAAGGTGAAGTTCAAACGACATTTCTGTGTCACGAAGGGTTCTTGGGAACCCTAGGTGCATTCTGGAGTTATGAGAACATGGGCATTGACGGCTTGGCATCACATGAAGTCATTAGGGAGGTCTTGCTTGGTGCTCCGTACACCGGGCAGTTCCCATCTTCACCATTGACTCCAGAGCAGGAAAAT GGGGGAAGCACAACCGCTGAAGCTGAGGTGGAGAGGCTGCGGCGTGACAATGCAGTTCTGAAGTCCGAGCTTGAACGGTTACAAAGGGAGAATGCAGAGCTGAAAGCCAAGTTAGTGAAATCCGATGAAGCGGCTACCTTGTAA